CATGGCTCTAGCTGGGAATAAAGCAGATCTGGTAGAGTGAAGGAAAGTGGCATCAGAGGTAATTATCATTTCTGTTTCTTTATCTTGCTTACTGGTTGACTTTTATACAGCTCTTGATTGTTTGTGTCAAATTTTTTTGATCTTGATTCATCAATGATCAAGCAATCTAATATGAAAATAATTCTATTGATATGCTTAGTTTCATTCGTTGCATAGTAATGTTTGTGTTTCTATTGATGTTGGACAATAGTTTACGGTCTCATTCTTATGGTAATTGCCCCTGCATCATGAATCTGATTTAACCATGATTTTTTCCTGGTAATTGTGGCTTGAAGGATAATTGTGTCTAGtgtatgttttcttttatttccctCTCTAGGTCAATTTTTTATTCTAAGATGTCTTGGCTCCTCGGATGAGATTGTGATAAAAATCTACAGGAAAAATTGCATGAACAATGGTTATGTTCATCAGCAACTGTTTAATTCTGTGAAATTTATGTATTTCATAAATAAaggaagttgaagaagaaaatgagacTTCAATTACTATTTGTTGAATTGAATACCAATTGATTATGTTGTCTGCTTTCAAAAACAgttgattaaattgaaaggacATATACAAAAAGCTGGATAAACTTCCAGGCTGAAGATGATAAAAGACTTTGGTAGACTTTCTGATCTAATCTGATTGAAATTTAGACTGTTTGTTATATGAGAAAATGCATATTTTTCATACGAAACCTGTTGCTCTTGCAGTAGGCACAAGCAAACACACTAAAGTAATTGGTACGTGAAGTAGAACGAGGAAGATCCTTGTAAAAGTTTGAACCCTATGTAGTAGAGAAAGATAACTACCTTGTAAAACTCAATTATCTTGTAAACTTTCGTAGAAGCTTCATTCCTTTTATAACATTtatgagaaaaattaaaatgtatcaTTCCCTTTCATACAAGCTTTATTCCCTTTTTGTATAGCTTTTATCCAAAAAACATTggcatgcatttttttttcccgaaTCAGTCATTGTCATTGAAATAATTGGGCCACAACGGCGTATGGCATATGCTTCCACTGCTACAGTGACATGTGAAGTGGATAGGAAAATGAAGAGAAGTGGTGGAAGCTATTATAGGGTGGTAGATTTTTGAATTTGCATACCAAATTTTGTTTATTCATAAATATCACTTGCGCAATTCAAAAAAATGTCAGACAAAATGGTAAACTCTTTATACACTtatccctaaggggagctataCCAGGAGGAGATAAACTTTTAGAAAGTTTTACATTAGTTTATATAGCCCATTCCCACGAGAGTGTAAGAGCTgaaagatcaaaaaaataaattgcgaatgaccagttatgagcatattagttttatgtggtccTAGGGCTTagagttgacctagtagatcgagacccaaacgacgacgaaaatagctgaaattttgaccataaccgtttcttcttatcatgataacatccaactgccagttttgataaattatatttcctccacCATGTTGCTCTTAGAATGTATAATTTTGTGATAAACCTAATAAACAAGGTAGACCCCATTACTAGGCATATGAGGATTTGGGAGATCCAAAATTCTATAACTGAAAATCGATAAACTTgagattacccatctatttacaaCGTATTAATAGGTCTTCTGTACAAAAATTAACAGGATCCATAGTCatttcgacatcaaacaaagcgATCAACTCTTTATATACTTAtatttccctaaggggagctataCCAGGAGGAGATAAACTTTCAGAAGTGTTTACATTAGTTTATATAGCTTATATcaacgagagtgtgagagctgacagatcggaaaaaataaattgcgaaGGACCGGCTataagcatattagttttatgtggtattttgGATTCAGAGTTAACgcagtagatcgagacccaaatgacgacgaaaatagctgaaattttgaccataactatatcttcttatcatgataacatccaaaggtcaattttgataaattatacTTCCTCCACCATGTTGCTCTTGGAAGGTATAATTTTGTAATACACCTAATAAACAAAGTTAGATCACATTACtatgcatataaggattttgtgcgatctaaaaattcataactgaAAATCGGTAAATTTGAGATTACCTATCTATTTACAGCGTATTAATAAGTATTGTGTACAAAAATTAACCTGATCCGCCGTCATTTCGATATCAAACAAAGCGGTCAACTTTTTATacacttatacttccctaaggacAGCTATACCAGAAGGAGATAAACTTTTAGAAGTGTTTACATTAGTTTATATAGCttatacccacgagagtgtgagagctgacagatcaaaaaaataaattgcaaaggaccggttatgagcatattagtttttatgtggtatttaaggtttagagttgacccaatagatcgagacccaaacgacaaTGAAAATAACTGAAATTTTCACCATATccatatcttcttatcatgataacatccaatgaccaattttgataaattatatttcctccacCATGTTGCTCTTGGAATGTATAATTTTGTAATACGCCTAAGAAATAAGTTAGACcacattactaggcatataaggatgtTTTGCAATCTAAAAATTCGTAATTGGAAATTGGTAAATTTGAGATTACCcgtctatttatagtgtattaataggtactgtataaaaaaattaacccgatccgccgTCAATTCGACATCAAACAGAGAGGTCAACTctttatacacttatacttccctaaggaaaGCTATACCAGGACGAGATAAACTTgtagaaatttttacattagtttataTATCCCATACCCACGACAGTGTGAGAGTTGATAGATCGACAAAATAAATTGCGAAGgaccggttatgagcatattagttttatgtgataTTTAGGGTTTATAGTTGACCCagtagatcgagacctaaaGGATGActaaaatagctgaaattttgaccataaccatatattcttatcatgataatatCCAACGGctaattttgataaattatattttcttcACCATATTGTTCTTGGAAGATATAATTTTGTAATAcacctaataaacaagttagaccacattactaggcatataagaattttgtgcggtCTAAAAATTCGTAACTGGAAATCGGTAAATTTGTGATTACCCATATATTTATAGCGTATCAATAAGTACTGTGTAAAAAACTTAACCCGATCTGCCGTCAAttcgacatcaaacaaagcggtcaactctttatacacttatacttccctaaaAGGAGCTATACCAGGACGAGATAAGCTtctagaaatttttacattagtttatatatctcatacccatgagagtgtgagagctgacagatcgaaaaaataaattgcgaaggaccgactataagcatattagttttatgtggtatttagggttcagAGTCAACCCAATAGATCAAGACTCAAACGACCATGAAAataactgaaattttgaccataaccatatcttcttatcatgcaaaggttgattttgataaattatatttcctccaATGTTGCTCATGGAAGATATAATTTTGTAATATACCTAATATATAAGTTATACCACATCACTAGGCATATGAGGATTTTGCCGACATCTGAGctatttattatgatttttagaaGTTTCAGAATTTTAAAAGTTATTTATGTATAATATtctcaaaaatatataaataatttattagaattttttttttcaaaaaatgtgGCCTGGAGCGTCTGCTCTGCACCTTTTGATCTGAGTTGTTAATAGAAATTACTAGCAATGGTGCccacgctttgctgcgggatgtGAAACATAACCATAATGTCTTTTCCTACTTAAACTTAAAAGGTGAGTATAAATGATAGAACTGTTTTCATTACTGCAGATCTAAAACAAAGGATGATCTTATCATAGTGGAGTGTTCAAAAAATAGGCTATCCAAGGTTTACTTATTTACAGTTGTTGCTGGAATATTTTCCAAAAAGTAGTTGTTCTAGTTGGTCTAggtgtatataaacaaaacGTGTTAGCCTATCAAAAAATTGCTTGCTTCAGTAATATCTAAACAAAAATCCAAGAATTGCAATGACATGCTGCTTCAGTCAGTTTTCTGCTTGTTGGGTTGAGCACCGTATGTGATGACATTGCTGGTTCAATGTTAGCTTCCCTATCActgtgaaaaaataaaacacagTTACTGTTTTTTTTCAATGCACAATAGGAAGGTAGAAGGGTAAACTGAGGGTTTGATCAAAGAAGCCAAGAGGGGATATATAattggagaaaaagaaaaagaagtccGTAAGTTCTAGGAAAGATTAacattaatgatcatcaatcaaGTTCCTTAGGAATACATAAGAATCAATAAGTTTTTAAGAACGACCAAGCAAAAGTATGTAGATTGAATTCCTTCATTGTAAAACAGGAGGAAACACACGATAAGAAGAGattatcaaaaacaaaaaacaaaagaaatatgaaaaaagaGCAAATGAGTCAATGTAAAAGATGCGAAATAAAGTTGCATCAGCATGAAGATCTTTATCTTACCACAGGGAAAGCACTAATTCAATAGTAAGGACACAGTTTAGAAATCTTAGAATGTATTGCCATACATTCAAACATACATTACCAAATACGTTGTACTTTAATATTATAATCTATCACTTAAAAATGTATTGTAGAAGCTTGTTGTCCTCACAATTAATAGAAGATCAAAGCTGTAGATTGATAGAAAACAACATTCATACACAGAAACCAGAGATTCATATATCTGCTATTGGATTACATAATCAAACTCCTTCCAGGATTTCTTCTCCTTTGTTTCtttacaaaaaattaagaatttatGATCTTGGTACTTCAATGTCAGAAGCAGAGACTGAAACTAAAAACCCAATAGCAAATGAAGTTTCTAATGCTAATCAATCAAATCCAAGCTAACTAATTTTCATTAGCAGAGCAATACCATCACAATACAGATTCTAGTGCATGTCTCATCAATCAAAAGCACCTAATGCAGCTATATGCAGTCTACGCACTTGTACCATTAAGAAGAATCAAAATCTAAAGAAATAAATGGAAGGGGTATATACCTGAAGATTAAGTGATTGATATAAAACTGCAAGTTCTTTGATCCTTACTGAAACAACCCTGTGCAAATATAttgcaaattaatcaaattgCAAGGGCTAGAAATAAGCAAAAGGCTAAAAATGTTAATCACCAAATGATAAACTGAAATTTGTAATAAAAAATAGTCTATACAGAAGAAAATTTCATGTATCACTCAAATAAGGCATGATAGTGAATTGAAACAATTTAAGTATGCTCATTGACACATGTACGTCTACAATACCGATTTCTAATTTCCAACTCCCTCATTTTCACTGAGTCATATTTCAAACAGTCAAGCTATAAACAAAGATAGCACTTATTCGATTTATCCCCTAGCCATAAGCACAGAAAATATAAATACAAATACATGCATACCGATACAAAAgagaaatataaaataacaaggACTCGCCAGAAAGATACAATCTTCTGGTGCCTAATGAGATTATCCAGTTGAGATTCACCTCCTTAAAAGTTACTAAAcacaataaaacaaacaaatgaaaatGGAAATCCGAAGCAAAGTTAAGAAGCTTGGCACAGGAAGAAGACAGCTAAACCCaaaaagaaactgaagaaaCAAAGCCTACACAATACTTTTGCTGATATGAAGGAGCTAGCAGACCTCATATTCCTTTTTTAATAAGGTTCCTTATAGGTCAGGACATATGCGAAGAATAGTTAGCCAGCAAAGGCTTATTCCAGAATAAGAATATTCTAAGTCTCTGTATTAATTAGTTACGCTCAGGCGATATGCATGGCTATATGCATGTAGTCCTAAGTAAGCATATTAGATCAACATTATTTTGAAAAGACAACAATGGCAAACGTTCAAAAGAAAACTTGGGGGAaaaataccaactttagaaGATACTGACCAAATAATTTCCTCAACCCCTAGTAAACCAGATAATGAGATACATGTTTAAAACTCTTGAGTAGAAAATCTACCATTGCTTGAAAGAACAAATATTACTTGGGATGAGAAGAAAGTGCATCTGGTGATTGCTTCTTCATTCCAACAAACAAACTCTGTCACAACAGTAACAAATATGGCTGATTTGTCGCAAGGTAAACACAGCAAATAATAAGCAAATAGACAACTACTTCAAAATTCTCACATTCTCATACTTTAAACCAAAAAAATCTCCTTCTCATAATGTAAAACATTGAACTTGCATATGAAGACAGTAATTGaaagcatgtttaattatatatgtacaGTAATTCAAACTTAAAATATTTTGAAGAAACTAATAGCAGTCCCAAGACATTTTAGTTTGTTCATGACCAACAGAATCAAATCCACTTTGGAGTACATATTCTATAGCAGCATGACAAAACCAGTACACATTGGTAAAGCTAAATATGTAGTAAAGCACTTCCTATTCTAAACCCTAAGCAATGCGAAATATGAAATACTAAATTAGAAAAGCCAATTCACAACTCACATGCTTTGTTTGAATTCCAAGAACAACAAAAGTACacaaataagaaataaaaactcaaacagcTTTGCATAGTCATTGATTACTCTACAGTGCTGCTTCTCTATACAGTCTAAAACATTTTAAAACACTACCTAAATTCCTCTGAGTTGTCAGTACAAAGCAGAGTTTATATGGATTGTTGGACACATGAAGTGACAAAATGAATCTCAAGAAAATGATTTATTGAAAAAAGTTTATGAGTGGCTCACTACTAACTAATATGAACTGAAACAATTTCAGTAGCTATTGCAGAAACCATAACAAAATATCATTAACACTTGTATTAAACCACTGTAATGTGTTTCCAAACATGCCTTCTAACACTATATAAAATCAACAGAACAAACAGAACCATGGAAAATAAAACATAGAAGTTAATCACAAGTTAATCACAACCTCTTCGGTACAACAAACAGAAGTAAAACCCATAACGAATattgatctatatatatatatatatatatatatatatatatatattcaagagAAATGGGAACACCAATAATATGCTGACCGAAAGAAATACTTGAACTTTCTATGTGTTCTAAGGATCAAGTAATAATTGCACATGCATCTATTAAAGAGCCAACTCTCTTATCTGTAGCAACCACACATAATCCAGGACCTCCAATTAGTCAATAAGATTGACTATACtcacataaataaaaaaacaatgaaaGTTTGACAAAGCATGAAGAGCTGCAACACAAAATGATCCATGATCCCCTCAAAATTTGTTTTAGCATATCAAGTATACCAGCTAATACATCATAAAAAACCAAAAGGCAAAGATTCATGataatcaaaaatcaaatacaATGCTGAAAATATTCCAGTTACattccaaatcaaacaaaactATGACAATTCAGACAGAAACTCTAAATCAAAAACAACATTGCCTGCCAAAATTCATTCACCAACCATAGACTAACAAATTGACAGATGATGAAGAAAGCGGGAGTTAATTCATAGATTGGGGATTAAGAGTTGCTACTACTGATGATGAAGCAAGCAAGAGTCGATTGGTTGTAAAATATGTCACTAAGAGATATATGAaatttaaccttttttttttcccaagtcGTTCAGTGACCTGTGATGAACTTCAGCAATGCCCATCAAATTGAGGTAATGGCTTAAAGCACGAGCGAGAGTGAGTGCCTCCTCTAAGCTCATCTTTGAAATTTCCGACGCTTGCTTCTTCTCCAGCAGCTCCGCCGTGTCCTCCATCCCCGCCAGCCTCATACTACAAGCACTCTAAGCACAAAAATGCCCTGTTTCAATTTTCCTCATCGGCAACCAAACAAGATATTGGAAAACAAGACaaaatcaaaagcaaacaaGAAGGTACAAAAGcgtgaaagaagaagaagaagagggaacaTATTCTCTTATGCAGAAGACTCATTACTGTAAAGCTAAGATGACAAGAACACCATCTGAACCAACACAATGTCTTCATTGGTAAAATATGGTCAGAATTTCACCGACAGGGAACTTGACTGAAATGCAGGCTACCTAGTACAGTGTTATATTTGGTTTCTCATTGTAGTCTAATTGGGTTATGCTCCCGAAAAATCTAAGTTCAATTGATTTGTAGGTGTGTTGGATTGCCTGAAAAGCCTCTTTGTTATTGCTAGATTATAGCATCCAAGGGCAATGTAGTTGTATGGTGCAATCAATAGCTGAAATTGTGTTGAAAGGCAAACCATGTAGCATAAATGGGggatgaataataatattaagCCTTGGTATATGCATCTGAATAAAGGTTAACTAATCTATGCAACTAGAATAAATCCCCGGAATGGAATTCAATAGGGGGGAAACCAGAAAAACCAAATATAATCAATCACCCACAAGCTATGCCCTTTTCTGCAGAATTGAATTCGAAAAGTGAAATATAGATATGAACGTAAATCATTGTAATACATAAAACGAAAAACAATTGGGTACAGTTGAGAAAAGAAACCTGCATCCATTTGGCGGTGTGAGGAAGATGATTTGATTAGGGATTTCACGCCATTCCTAATTCCACCCTCACCAAAAGTTTTGCCTTATTTCGTCCTATATATTTCGCAACATCTGAAACTCGGACTGTCGCTTCCTTTCCAGGTCGCAATTTCGTTTGAACCGCCCTTCTCAAAATGACCTATTTTTCGCAAATTTGTGTTTTCTTCAAAGgggatttttatgttttgtagaaATGAAGGACAACGGAGAAGGGTTTTTAGTCTTGGAACCTTATCTCCTCCTCGATGCAgctgccttctccttctcccctAAAAGCCCCGTGTAACTTCATACTTTACGGTTTGATCTAACTTGTCCTATGCGAGTGGACTCGTTCAGTGTAACGGAAAAGCAGACGGCATCTGTTGGTCTACAAATGTTTTGGTTCATTCCAGACTCTTCCCGTTTTATATATAGTAAATTAGCTCACTTCTTAATCTTATATaccttaattatttatttatttttggtgagAGGGAGTGACGAATAAAGATGATGTCTACGAGACATAGACTAATTGTATATGCattgcatgcatgcatgcatacatacatacatacatacatacatacatacatacatacatatatatagagggacgttccaaagaggacgtccgtgaAGTAAGAAAAGTGAGGACGAAATACGTGTCAGCTAGCCAATAGAGTTAATTTTCATGCGGGTCCCACGCTCAAACAAACATCATCTTCTCCGTCTCAGAGATCTCTTACTCCTTCTAGTTTGTTTttctaaagattgaaacttGCTCTTGATCCTCATCTTGGTACTCTTGAAAGGAAACAAAGCCGTCAACTGTCATCAAAAAACAAAGCTGTCACGATTCTTAACATGAAGCTCCATATCCCTTTGAACCGTACACAGAACTTGCTTCAAGCTCCACTGAGTCAACTCGTGCTCGATGATAAAGCCATCGCCGGGGTTGACATCAACCTTGAGGAACAACAAGACCAATGGCCTGCTGGCGACCTTGAACTTCTCCACGTCATTCAAGTAGGCCTCGGCGTCCATGAAATCCTTCCACTCgatgaacaaaacccagaaaaataaaaaaacattaaaTTGTCTCTAGGCATGAATTCGAGTATTGATTATCTGGGCATTATTCTTGGCAATTGATTTTTGTTAactaattttgatttttgattgctAATCTGGGTATTAAGCCTAGCTGGGAGTGGAAGAGATTGACAGAGTCGATGATGTCGACGACTTTGTTTTGGGGAAGACGCGGCCGAGGAGGATGCCATTGACGGCGGAGGTACTCTGTTGTTTTCGATCAcctaaaataaaagaactttgAATGCTCATCAAAGCAAACAATCTCAGATAACCAATGAATCAGAAATTCAATTTCCCGCAAAACCATCACGAAATTTGaacaaagaaactaaaagaGAGTCAGAAGTCTTGAACAAGAATTTCAGAACAAATCCATCTGGGAGATCCCAAGTTCACAATCCTCCGTCCACCCATGTGAATCCATCACCTGCCTCACCGTGGCGTTGTCGATCTTCTTGACTTGAATCTTCTCCCGAGCAATCACCCaaattcttgatcttcttctCTTGGAGACTCGGCGGTGGGGGCAGACTCTCGATCCAAGTGATCGTTCTCCCATTTGCGGTCCTTGCGGCGACGCTCGATGTCGGCGACGAGAGGGTCGAAGGGGCGAGAGGGTCGAAGGGGATGGGATTATGAGAACAGTGGTTTATATGAACACTGAGGCCCTGCCCATTTCAAGGTTTAAACTTTCTAATCAATTGTTTCTGGGTTTAGAGATCGGAGAGACAGAGGAGATCAAGATGGAGACGGAGACGGAGCAAGGAGTGTGTTGACTTCCCTTGGACTGAGGGTGAGAAACAGAGAAGATGATATCGGTGGGACCCGCAGGAAAACTAAGTTGATTATTATGCTAACACGTATTTCGTCCGCAGTTTGCTGCTTCACGGACATCCTCTTTGGAAcctccctctatatatatatatatatatatatatatatatatatatatatatatatatatatatatatatatacaggagGGTTCTGAAGCGGATGTCtgcacttcgctaaagtgcggacgtctgcacttcgctaaagtgcggacgccGGCGCTGCAGCCTAGCTCAGGCGTCGACGACGGAGCGAATCGGGCTGGAAGCATCTCAGACGGCTTCTGGGCaccgttcgaggtcggaggaggtcagggttgccggtttctgggcaaCCACCTCACCTGGAACTAcaggttctgtgcagcaccgAAAAACCcatcgccggcgactccactcGACCGCAGACCCCTCCGCACGACCCTTGGCCTCCCTCCGGCAAGCCGCACCGCGCCGTCGTGGCCTGAGTTGGGCTGCAACGccgcggacgtcctctttggaatgcatccgtgtgtgtgtgtatatatatatatatatatatatatatatatatatatatatatatatagacacacacatgcAAATTAGAGTTTTCTTTGATTCCGCGGCAGGGTGCACCAGCTCTATGAATATCTACCTGGCTGTTCACCTGTAAAAAATATTGTATTAACACTCCATATCAATGGGTTTTTGTTTTAGATTTATGAATGAGATGCTTGATGCATTCGTTTGCATATCAAAATAGGTAGTTCCAACTTACCCCCTGGATTGTTGACGAGAAGTCTATTAACTGTTTATGTAGCACATGTATCCTATATACATTATGTGACAACTGATGTGACAAAAATCTCAACCCATCActgaatttaataagaaatTCTTATGTATGAGAGTCGTGCCATGTGTTTGGTATGGTTGCTCAATCAAAACTTAGAAATTACGTGGGACCCAATATCTAAACTTTTGAAAATACCATTCATTTATTAAGTGAAATATTCAAAGCACCTCCATGTGTGCAGTTGTGCACTGATTGATTAGTTCTATAGGCATGTGGCTAGGGATTGTCAATGGGCCGGGGCGGCCCAGCCTTGCCCAAAATTGACAAGCTCAGTCCAAGCCGGGTCAGGCTTTTAACGTGTTTATGTAATTTTATGGGCCAGGTCAGGCTGGACTTTTTCCAAAAAATCAAAGCCTAGGCCCAACCCAAGGCCTAAGGCCTCGCGAGCTTTTCCAGGTCCGGGGAGGGCAGGCTATTTAAATGGTTCTGGGCTGGGCCAAAGTTTAatttttaatcatgttttatgATAATTTTTACATTCTAATTTATAATGTTATTATACATGAATGTGGAAATGAGTTTTTCATTTTAAGGGATTTACAAAGGCAACTTCCTGTAATTTTCTTAGGGTTTTGTTGGTTTGCTACATGAGCCATTATTAATTTTAGAACAGCTGCGAATCAAggaagaaattgaaaaccctTTAAAAGGATCATTATATATTGGGCAAATTACTGGTCCCCCCTGTACTTTGGGTGCGTCTACAGTTTAGTCTCTAACATcttaattttaacaaataactccctatacattcaaatctcacacaatttggtctaaaatgaccattttacccctcacttcctcttttttttttttttttttcctatcctctctctctctctctctctctctctctctctctctctcatattctGCACATTTCAAACCAAGACATAAACACCCATTCTGCACATGCAAACAACATCGCAGTATCGCATAGCCAATCCAATTCCTCATCTTTCAAAGATTAACATCCAATTATCACCAAGTACAAAACTGTGATTCAAGGTCGGGATTATACCTTTGTAAATCTGAAATCAACTTCAATTGACCCAAATTCAGTTCCTAGAACTCACTGCCGAGACGGGGATGGTGACGAACTGATGATTTTCACATCAACAACTCAACAAACTTCTCGATTGTTGACCTATAAGTGCAGCTGAGCAAGAGACGGAGCCCAGAAAGGCCGAAGTAGTCGGACGTTTAAGAACAAGGCGGAGCCGTAGCTACCCAGAAACGTAAACCATCAAAACTTCATCCAATTCGAAAACTAATTACACAGGCTTGAAGATTATGATGAGATGAGTGAGTTTCACACCACATGCAACTTAATCGgtcgccggaaaacaccacagAACCTTCGGAGCAGTCGCTGCTTCTCGCCGTCGATTCTCTCTCCAAACTTAACGATTTGATGAACTGAGACCAGGATGTGACGACAATGAAGAGGTAGAGGCATTGGACTCGACAGATTTGGTCGACAAAAAGAAAGGCGTGGAAATGAAGCTTACTGTTTCTGGGTCTTGTTTGGATCTTGGTCagcatcttcttcctcatctctTGTTTCGGCGTCGGCTGGTGTAATGACTTCTGGGTTTGGCTGATTGATGGTTGCTGAGTCGAGTGACGGTGACGGTGAGGCGAGATGGAGGCTTGAAAGCAGAGAAAGGTAATGGAGGTGGCGTCGTGGGCTAGA
This portion of the Rosa chinensis cultivar Old Blush chromosome 1, RchiOBHm-V2, whole genome shotgun sequence genome encodes:
- the LOC112182376 gene encoding phosphoenolpyruvate carboxylase 4, whose product is MQSACSMRLAGMEDTAELLEKKQASEISKMSLEEALTLARALSHYLNLMGIAEVHHRVVSVRIKELAVLYQSLNLQ